The following proteins come from a genomic window of Triticum aestivum cultivar Chinese Spring chromosome 6A, IWGSC CS RefSeq v2.1, whole genome shotgun sequence:
- the LOC123131104 gene encoding uncharacterized protein: protein MAKNKRKLATLHSFFEKKRRTDDVPEQINLVDAPPLVDEEEQVDEQEQVEETPHFSELYVDFINPRAKDGTTVEHHYRCDIFMVAVDQQAQELNCRFNKQATELLILCTSLDPKDSFRSFNIYNICSLASKFYPADFKEQEMNNLICQLRHYENIVPTSPKFQNLTTISELCQRLASSGKSDEYYLIDRYLMFSVPVLVDLFLAKNSNYFLMCRRIRLVLTLPVSTATTEHAFSAMKLVKTRLRNKMEDGFLRDCLLIYIEKEIAVGISTDAIIDEFDEPSR, encoded by the coding sequence ATGGCCAAAAATAAAAGAAAGCTTGCAACACTGCATTCTTTTTTTGAGAAGAAAAGAAGAACTGATGATGTTCCAGAACAGATTAATTTGGTTGATGCCCCTCCCTTGGTAGATGAAGAAGAGCAAGTAGATGAACAAGAACAAGTAGAAGAAACACCACATTTCAGTGAGTTATATGTGGATTTCATTAATCCTCGTGCGAAGGATGGGACTACAGTTGAGCACCATTATCGCTGTGACATTTTCATGGTTGCTGTTGATCAGCAAGCACAAGAGCTGAATTGTAGATTCAACAAACAAGCAACAGAGCTTCTCATCCTGTGTACTTCCTTGGACCCAAAAGATTCATTCCGTTCATTTAACATATATAATATATGTTCTCTGGCTTCAAAGTTCTATCCTGCTGATTTTAAAGAACAAGAAATGAATAATCTAATATGTCAGTTACGACATTACGAGAATATTGTACCCACAAGCCCAAAGTTTCAGAATTTGACAACTATATCAGAACTTTGTCAACGACTTGCATCTAGTGGAAAATCAGATGAATATTACTTGATTGACAGGTATCTAATGTTCTCTGTTCCTGTATTGGTTGATTTATTCCTTGCTAAAAATTCCAACTACTTCTTAATGTGCAGACGCATTCGGCTTGTTCTTACTTTACCGGTTTCAACGGCAACGACAGAACATGCATTTTCTGCCATGAAACTTGTGAAGACAAGGCTTCGGAATAAAATGGAAGATGGATTTCTAAGGGACTGCTTGTTAATTTATATTGAAAAGGAGATTGCTGTTGGAATATCAACAGATGCAATTATAGATGAGTTCGATGAACCATCACGTTGA